One segment of Ascochyta rabiei chromosome 7, complete sequence DNA contains the following:
- a CDS encoding ESCRT II complex subunit Dot2 — protein MDRRRTPGLSSLSSTRLQSHHYTTHGATLRSRNAQSLETQLSVFQSLVHNFALTHSKDIRANPAFRAEFARMCTALNIDFLASSYHRDGKDGKASNGGTKASKAGGGGESIWASLLGGSVHDFYFNLGVTIVDICRSTRAENGGLISLGDLKTHISRGRAIGSAMTVSDDDITQAVKALEPLGSCFGIVKIGHRSLIRSVPKELNTDQSTVLEVVQVLGYVTVSMLQLNLGWGRPRAVAVVEDLMADSLVWVDCQAGENEYWSPAFITGGGLK, from the coding sequence ATGGACCGCCGCCGCACCCCCGGCCTCTCGTCCCTCTCGTCGACACGCCTGCAATCGCACCACTACACAACCCACGGCGCCACCCTCCGCAGCCGCAATGCGCAGTCCCTCGAGACGCAGCTCTCCGTCTTCCAGTCCCTCGTGCACAACTTCGCCCTGACCCACAGCAAAGACATACGCGCGAACCCCGCCTTCCGCGCAGAATTCGCCCGCATGTGCACAGCGCTGAACATCGACTTCCTCGCCTCCTCCTACCACAGAGACGGCAAGGACGGCAAAGCCAGCAATGGCGGGACGAAAGCCAGCAAGGCAGGAGGTGGAGGCGAGAGCATATGGGCGAGTCTGCTAGGCGGCAGCGTGCACGACTTCTACTTCAACCTCGGCGTAACCATAGTCGACATCTGCCGGTCCACGCGCGCCGAGAACGGCGGCCTGATCTCGCTCGGCGATCTGAAGACGCATATTTCGCGTGGCCGCGCAATAGGCAGCGCCATGACGGTCAGCGACGACGACATCACGCAGGCGGTCAAGGCGCTGGAGCCGCTGGGGAGCTGTTTCGGCATCGTCAAGATTGGACATCGCAGTCTGATTCGCAGCGTGCCCAAGGAACTCAATACGGATCAGAGCACCGTGCTCGAGGTCGTGCAGGTGCTGGGGTACGTGACGGTGTCGATGCTGCAGCTGAATCTGGGCTGGGGCCGGCCGAGGGCGGTCGCCGTGGTTGAGGATCTCATGGCGGATAGTCTGGTGTGGGTCGATTGTCAGGCGGGCGAGAACGAGTACTGGAGTCCTGCGTTTATCACGGGCGGGGGGTTGAAGTGA
- a CDS encoding Golgi Transport: MPTMWLSDTQKIGVAFCSGGGFFLMGGVMMFFDRAMLAMGNILFLIGLTLIIGTQKTLAFFARRQKWKGTLAFAVGIALILMRWAFLGFLIELYGILVLFGDFFATIAGFAGAIPIVGPYIAKALTSLSGASAAANGGENV; this comes from the exons ATGCCTACCATGTGGCTCTCAGACACGCAAA AAATTGGAGTCGCCTTCTGTTCAGGAG GCGGATTCTTCCTTATGGGCGGCGTTATGATGTTTTTTGACCGCGCAAT GCTGGCAATGGGCAAC ATCCTCTTCCTCATTGGCCTAACCCTCATCATCGGCACGCAGAAGACGCTGGCCTTCTTCGCGCGCCGGCAGAAATGGAAGGGCACGCTGGCCTTCGCCGTGGGCATAGCACTCATCCTGATGCGCTGGGCGTTTCTCGGCTTCCTGATCGAGCTGTACGGCATCCTGGTCCTGTTTGGCGACTTCTTCGCGACAATCGCCGGGTTCGCAGGCGCGATTCCCATTGTAGGGCCGTACATCGCAAAGGCACTCACTAGTCTCAGCGGCGCGTCTGCGGCCGCGAACGGAGGGGAGAATGTATGA
- a CDS encoding Prephenate dehydrogenase (NADP(+)), with the protein MDDGKSVGIIGMGDMGKMYTRRLSAAGWKVNACDVPDKYDTLVEEFKDLPKVEIMQSGHFVSRCSDYIIYSVEAKNIDAVVKAFGPSTKVGAIVGGQTSCKAPEIAAFEKHLPADVSIVSCHSLHGPGVDPKGQPLVLIKHRASDADFAFVETILSCLQSKHVYLTREQHDRITADTQAVTHAAFLSMGAAWSANNQFPWETPRYIGGIENVKINITLRIYANKWHVYAGLAILNPDAQKQIKQYAESVTELFKLMLAGNREELSRRVYAAREAVFGGEHEKKEGQELLLRNDLLDRFSLGEMPERRLRNNHLSLLAIVDCWWKLGIVPYDHMICSTPLFRMWLGITESLFRNNTLLEEAIDTAIDDNTFRGDDLEFTFAARDWSQRVSLGHFDAYREKFEGIQKYFEPRFPEATKLGNEMIRAILEKSKEG; encoded by the exons ATGGATGATGGCAAGAGCGTCGGTATTATCGGCATGGGCGACATGGGGAAGATGTATACGCGCAGGCTGAGCGCCGCCGGTTGGAA GGTCAACGCCTGCGATGTTCCGGACAAGTATGACACACTGGTGGAGGAGTTCAAGGACCTT CCGAAAGTTGAAATCATGCAAAGCGGCCACTTTGTCTCACGGTGCAGCGACTACATCATCTACAGCGTCGAGGCGAAGAACATTGACGCCGTTGTGAAGGCGTTTGGGCCAT CCACCAAAGTCGGCGCCATCGTTGGCGGCCAGACCTCCTGCAAAGCCCCAGAGATTGCAGCCTTTGAGAAACACCTTCCCGCCGATGTCAGCATTGTGTCCTGCCATTCCCTCCACGGGCCTGGCGTGGACCCCAAAGGCCAGCCGCTCGTCCTGATCAAGCACCGCGCCTCAGACGCCGACTTCGCCTTTGTCGAAACCATCCTCTCCTGCCTGCAGTCAAAGCACGTCTACCTGACCCGCGAACAACATGACCGCATCACCGCCGACACTCAAGCAGTCACGCACGCCGCATTCCTCAGCATGGGCGCCGCATGGTCCGCCAACAACCAATTCCCCTGGGAAACGCCGCGCTACATCGGCGGCATTGAGAACGTCAAGATCAACATCACGCTGCGCATCTACGCGAACAAGTGGCACGTGTACGCCGGCCTTGCGATCCTGAACCCGGATGCCCAGAAGCAGATCAAGCAGTACGCCGAGTCCGTCACCGAGCTCTTCAAGCTCATGCTCGCAGGCAACCGGGAGGAGCTGTCGCGCCGCGTGTATGCTGCACGTGAGGCCGTGTTTGGCGGCGAGCATGAGAAAAAGGAAGGCcaggagctgctgctgcgaaACGACCTGCTGGATCGCTTCAGCCTGGGCGAAATGCCCGAGCGCAGACTGAGGAACAACCACCTCAGCCTCCTCGCCATCGTAGACTGCTGGTGGAAACTCGGCATCGTGCCCTACGACCACATGATCTGCTCCACGCCC CTCTTCCGCATGTGGCTCGGCATCACCGAGTCGCTCTTCCGCAACAACACGCTCCTCGAAGAAGCCATCGACACCGCCATCGACGACAACACGTTCCGCGGCGACGACCTCGAGTTCACCTTCGCCGCGCGCGACTGGAGCCAGCGCGTCAGCCTCGGCCACTTCGACGCCTACAGAGAGAAGTTCGAGGGCATCCAGAAGTACTTTGAGCCCCGCTTCCCCGAGGCCACCAAGCTGGGCAACGAGATGATTCGCGCGATTTTGGAGAAATCGAAGGAGGGGTAG
- a CDS encoding 3-deoxy-7-phosphoheptulonate synthase, giving the protein MAFADADLKNPTLAGDMPTYNSNEQSDDVRVLGYDPLIPPQLLAAEVPITPHAEKTVVRGRKEAVRIITQKDDRLLVMVGPCSLHDPELALEYCQRLKALADKLQDNICIIMRAYLEKPRTTVGWKGLINDPDIDESFQINKGLRISRKLFVDLTSAGMPIASEMLDTISPQFLADLISLGAIGARTTESQLHRELASGLSFPIGFKNGTDGGLTVAVDAIGSAAARHHFMGVTKQGLAAITRTSGNDHCFVILRGGSKGTNFDKDSIKTVRESLRKKNLPEVMMVDCSHGNSNKDHRNQPKVAKDVADQIRAGETGIVGVMIESNINEGNQKVPPEGPSGLKKGVSITDACIDWETTVTTLEDLAAAVAERRANKSKTNGVH; this is encoded by the exons ATGGCCTTCGCCGACGCAGATCTCAAGAATCCTACGCTAGCCGGAGACATGCCCACCTACAACTCCAACGAGCAGAGCGATGACGTGCGCG TCCTGGGCTACGACCCTCTGATCCCTCCCCAGCTCCTCGCTGCTGAGGTCCCCATTACACCCCACGCCGAGAAGACAGTCGTCCGCGGTCGCAAGGAAGCCGTGCGAATCATCACACAGAAAGATGACCGCCTCCTGGTCATGGTCGGGCCCTGCTCGCTGCACGACCCCGAGCTGGCCCTCGAGTACTGCCAGCGCCTCAAGGCCCTCGCCGACAAGCTCCAGGACAACATCTGCATCATCATGCGTGCCTACCTCGAGAAGCCCCGCACAACTGTAGGCTGGAAGGGCCTGATCAACGACCCCGACATCGACGAGTCGTTCCAGATCAACAAGGGTCTGCGCATCTCTCGCAAGCTCTTCGTCGACCTCACTTCGGCTGGCATGCCCATTGCCTCCGAGATGCTCGACACCATCTCCCCCCAGTTTCTCGCCGACCTGATTTCCCTCGGCGCCATCGGTGCGCGCACAACAGAGTCGCAGTTGCACCGTGAGCTTGCCTCTGGTCTGTCCTTCCCCATTGGCTTCAAGAACGGCACCGATGGTGGTCTCACAGTCGCCGTCGACGCCATTGGCAGCGCGGCAGCGAGGCACCACTTCATGGGTGTGACAAAGCAAGGTCTTGCCGCCATCACCAGGACAAGCGGCAACGATCACTGCTTCGTCATTCTGCGTGGCGGATCCAAGGGCACCAACTTCGACAAGGACAGCATCAAGACTGTACGCGAGTCCCTGAGGAAGAAGAACCTGCCCGAGGTCATGATGGTCGACTGCTCCCACG GCAACTCCAACAAAGACCACCGCAACCAGCCCAAGGTCGCAAAGGACGTCGCGGACCAGATTCGCGCGGGCGAGACGGGCATTGTCGGCGTCATGATTGAGTCCAACATCAACGAGGGCAACCAGAAGGTCCCACCCGAGGGCCCCAGCGGCCTGAAGAAGGGCGTCTCCATCACCGATGCTTGCATCGACTGGGAGACAACAGTGACCACGCTCGAAGACCTTGCCGCCGCTGTTGCCGAGCGCAGAGCGAACAAGAGCAAGACCAACGGTGTGCACTAG
- a CDS encoding chromatin-remodeling complex subunit ies6 codes for MAPLTAGSDEKTHQALLDKLDIYAVHKPFRNPHWKPPQRRNKNLKQVIGEASRKEASMMNTQANSGASTPAVASEGGATPAGVGRPPNIAQAAQSLSTLVLEKNGRAAAANAAGPAPTYTNIESAPSFHPSAQKKYCDITGLPAPYTDPKTRLRYHNKEMFGAIRTMPQNVYEGYLAARGAHTVLK; via the coding sequence ATGGCACCACTCACAGCCGGCTCAGACGAGAAAACGCACCAGGCACTGCTTGACAAGCTCGACATCTACGCCGTACACAAGCCATTCCGCAACCCCCACTGGAAGCCGCCGCAGCGCCGCAACAAGAACCTCAAGCAGGTCATCGGCGAAGCGTCGCGCAAGGAAGCCTCGATGATGAACACACAAGCCAACAGTGGTGCCTCGACGCCCGCCGTTGCGTCTGAAGGCGGTGCAACACCAGCCGGTGTCGGTCGACCGCCAAACATTGCGCAAGCAGCGCAAAGCCTCAGCACGCTGGTGCTCGAGAAGAACGGACGGGCAGCTGCAGCCAACGCGGCAGGGCCTGCCCCGACCTACACGAACATCGAGTCTGCACCCAGCTTCCACCCAAGTGCGCAGAAGAAGTACTGCGACATCACCGGGCTGCCAGCGCCGTACACCGACCCCAAGACGCGACTGAGATATCACAACAAGGAGATGTTTGGAGCGATCAGGACGATGCCGCAGAACGTGTATGAGGGCTATCTGGCAGCAAGAGGCGCCCACACCGTCCTGAAATGA
- a CDS encoding Protein-tyrosine-phosphatase — protein MYLLPTAPCTTTRASAATSTSLSRRPDCSPTAMTTPVISPRPRGNSHSAQRPVRSTPVTKPSTTLPRTNPPPLAPRMNGIAKTPSHVVQSSKVPGTPSPNYFGLAVNGDHFSSSAAQHIRGNWSPPTSNVRSTAAASPQMIPVEQNPEFEQFRKASESGNGFALGNFDFGSFSAAVPTKGPLTGSYKPPMSPQSLHNMPARPTVEKYDGSSDSSPKSPKPRSPKRMLSTESSMFPDRPRRNSPASFEGFGRTDAIAEFDEIRPPRPSLPPQKSTHHQPMRAETLPANIYEESNTDGPTMATPQHILNILESAVEEVLLLDLRVSTQYAKSRIAGALSLCIPTTLLKRASFNVQKLAETFKDDEQRQRFENWRNSKHIIVYDSNSAQLKDAATCINTLKKFTSEGWSGSTFIIRGGFQEFAQKFPNWISHSSSHSPTSSAGSKGALKLNIGGPAVAPVIGGCPMPATQNAANPFFGNIRQNMDLIGGVGQMPVKQPTSMTDSAKEEIPQWLQKAADDKDAGKRVSDKFLHIEKKEQKRMQEALSGKVVYGTPGGQKDTTKNIQIAGIEKGSKNRYNNIWPYEHSRVKLEGCEDGSCDYINANHIQAAYSNKRYIATQGPIPATFKDFWNVVWQQDVRVIVMLTAEQEGGQVKAHNYWSDKHFGNLHLKQLGEHRASLEPSRIQSHKERSHSHRPSLGHRKSTASQPRTSFFPNPDDNVATASPTSEKPYVTVRKFTLSNDDQPFERMREITQLQYSNWPDFGAPAHPTHLLGLIEQTDAVVRSVNGINSPDKPEPSNSRPVIVHCSAGCGRTGTFCTVDSVLDMIKRQKLARSDRQSTPMEIDAGSSGHGDNGAWVGKEDLDLIEKTVEDFRLQRLSMVQSLRQFVLCYESVLEWLNEQHVQSKAA, from the exons ATGTACCTATTGCCTACTGCTCcctgcaccaccaccagaGCCTCTGCTGCTACGTCGACGTCCCTCTCGAGGCGTCCTGACTGCTCACCCACCGCCATGACCACTCCTGTAATCTCCCCGAGACCGCGAGGCAACTCCCACTCTGCCCAGCGGCCCGTGAGATCGACGCCCGTGACGAAGCCAAGCACCACACTCCCCAGGACCAACCCGCCGCCGCTCGCGCCCCGCATGAATGGCATCGCAAAGACCCCAAGCCATGTCGTGCAGAGCAGCAAGGTGCCGGGCACACCGAGTCCTAACTACTTCGGCCTGGCCGTCAACGGCGACCACTTTTCCTCGAGCGCCGCCCAGCACATTCGCGGCAACTGGAGCCCGCCCACGTCGAATGTGCGTTCGACCGCCGCTGCATCGCCGCAGATGATACCCGTTGAGCAGAATCCAGAATTCGAGCAGTTCCGAAAGGCCTCGGAAAGCGGCAATGGCTTCGCCCTCGGCAACTTTGACTTTGGCTCCTTCTCCGCCGCCGTGCCCACAAAGGGCCCGCTGACTGGCTCCTACAAGCCGCCCATGTCGCCGCAGTCGCTGCACAACATGCCTGCGCGGCCCACCGTCGAAAAGTACGATGGCAGCAGCGATTCGTCGCCCAAGTCGCCCAAACCACGCTCACCCAAACGCATGCTGTCCACCGAGTCCTCCATGTTCCCTGACCGGCCTCGGAGAAACTCGCCAGCCTCGTTCGAGGGCTTTGGACGCACAGATGCGATTGCAGAGTTTGATGAGATCCGCCCGCCTCGACCCTCGCTGCCGCCCCAGAAGTCGACTCACCATCAGCCAATGCGTGCAGAGACGCTACCTGCTAACATCTACGAGGAAAGCAACACCGATGGGCCGACCATGGCGACGCCTCAGCACATCCTCAACATCCTTGAGTCGGCAGTCGAAGAGGTTCTGCTCCTTGACCTCCGAGTCTCTACACAGTATGCAAAGTCCCGCATAGCAGGCGCCCTGAGTCTCTGCATACCCACCACCCTACTCAAGCGAGCATCCTTCAACGTCCAGAAGTTGGCAGAGACGTTCAAGGATGACGAGCAGCGACAAAGGTTTGAGAATTGGAGGAACAGCAAGCACATAATAGTCTACGACTCCAACTCGGCGCAGCTAAAGGATGCTGCAACCTGCATCAACACACTTAAGAAGTTCACAAGTGAGGGATGGAGCGGTAGTACCTTTATCATCCGTGGCGGATTCCAAGAATTTGCACAAAAATTTCCCAACTGGATTTCGCATTCAAGTTCCCACAGTCCGACCTCGTCTGCAGGATCCAAGGGTGCGCTCAAGCTCAACATCGGCGGACCCGCTGTCGCACCCGTCATTGGAGGCTGCCCCATGCCTGCTACACAAAATGCTGCAAATCCTTTCTTCGGCAACATTCGGCAAAACATGGACCTCATTGGTGGCGTAGGACAGATGCCTGTAAAGCAGCCCACCTCCATGACCGACTCCGCCAAGGAAGAGATCCCCCAATGGCTGCAGAAAGCCGCAGACGACAAGGACGCGGGCAAGCGTGTGTCTGACAAGTTTCTGCACATTGAAAAGAAAGAGCAAAAGCGTATGCAGGAGGCACTTTCTGGCAAGGTTGTATACGGTACTCCAGGCGGACAGAAGGACACCACAAAGAACATTCAGATCGCCGGTATCGAGAAGGGCTCCAAGAACCGATACAACAACATTTGGCCATACGAGCATTCTCGCGTCAAACTAGAGGGCTGTGAAGATGGGTCGTGTGATTACATCAACGCCAATCACATCCAAGCCGCCTATTCAAACAAGCGTTACATTGCGACGCAGGGTCCAATTCCCGCTACCTTCAAA GACTTCTGGAACGTTGTCTGGCAGCAGGACGTCCGCGTCATTGTCATGCTTACCGCTGAGCAGGAAGGTGGTCAGGTCAAAGCACACAACTACTGGTCCGACAAGCATTTCGGTAACCTGCACTTGAAGCAGCTCGGCGAGCACAGGGCTTCACTAGAGCCTTCCAGGATTCAGAGCCATAAGGAGCGCTCGCATTCGCACAGGCCGTCCCTTGGTCATCGAAAATCAACAGCCTCACAGCCAAGGACCTCGTTCTTCCCTAACCCTGACGACAACGTCGCCACCGCATCCCCCACGTCTGAGAAGCCATACGTCACAGTCCGCAAATTCACTCTCTCCAACGACGACCAGCCGTTTGAGCGTATGCGCGAGATCACACAGCTGCAGTACTCGAATTGGCCTGACTTCGGCGCTCCTGCACATCCGACTCACCTCCTCGGCCTCATTGAGCAAACCGATGCCGTCGTCCGGTCGGTCAACGGCATCAACTCACCTGACAAGCCAGAGCCATCAAACAGCCGCCCAGTCATTGTCCATTGTTCTGCTGGTTGCGGCCGCACCGGTACCTTTTGCACCGTCGACTCTGTCCTCGACATGATCAAGCGTCAGAAGCTTGCCCGATCCGACAGGCAAAGCACGCCGATGGAGATCGATGCAGGCTCATCCGGTCACGGCGACAATGGTGCGTGGGTCGGCAAGGAAGACTTGGATCTCATCGAGAAGACAGTCGAGGACTTTAGGCTGCAGCGTCTGAGCATGGTGCAGAGCCTGCGCCAGTTCGTCCTCTGCTACGAGAGTGTCTTAGAGTGGCTCAACGAGCAGCACGTCCAGTCCAAGGCTGCTTAA
- a CDS encoding DASH complex subunit dad4, producing the protein MESPHEHQQSLLLSRIIVNVEKLNEAIMMLNKNLQEINIQNMDTELVAQMFKNYQSNVLFHLEATNGLKDPA; encoded by the exons ATG GAGAGCCCTCATGAGCACCAGCAAAGCCTTCTGCTCTCTCGCATTATTGTTAATGTT GAGAAGCTGAATGAAGCTATTATGATGTTGAACAAGAACCTCCAAGAGATCAACATCCAAAACATGGATACTGAGCTGGTGGCGCAAATGTTCAAAAACTACCAGTCCAACGTCCTATTCCACCTTGAAG CCACGAACGGTCTGAAGGATCCAGCTTGA
- a CDS encoding AAA+-type ATPase — protein sequence MSVAFTLRPLERNPPSTPGNALEAAFRVHVSPKELRNHRLTNGDLIRLKTVAGFKGYGIAWTAAGTNPANKPIAKVTDLLKEQCNLSLNDAVWIERATDSWKPLTSVQIAYPEGLEQDAKFPSTDELLYWARYALVDVELVLPGCSLQVQAKGPKEQQKTSKLRLIVHSIDPQPDEQCALYFDPVHTQVVALDEPPALQATQSPTEQPAQPAPKVLKLSSDGIGGLSEHIATINKSLFFFSNAASALPDQHLLGPTTFLFHGPEGTGKSMLLERLAEGPWKDVQRLSLETHPKNQAAGIEDTFEAAKENQPSLVLMDNLDKFLEKVETLVGKLRSELAKLEGSKVVVAAAARSIYDIDSSLRTTSGFKAELEIFPPNLAQREDILRQILGPARATSGVHFTAVAERAHGFVGRDIHKLCGLARNHRVQEVYESLEDEQKLKLGEVLEADDFVTQSDFDAVIDQVQPTVLKDSILEVPKVKWDQIAGLDHVRALLEAITIRPFKHPDLDSKFGGPQSRKGVLMYGPPGCAKTLIAQAVATESHQNFLAVKGSELIKMYVGESERAIRDVFRRARAAKPCIIFFDEIDSIGKSREKTQDSGLNVVATLLNEMDGIEALKDVFIIGATNRPDILDSALIRTGRFDAHIHIGLPTLEARKQILEIHTRKRPLAEDVDVDAVAQRTEGSSGADIKGLCAVAVEMAISDYEKAPETEPMIRMCHFERALGEHQPHTLKEEAERYKYWRPGMSLSDS from the exons ATGAGTGTGGCCTTTACTCTCCGGCCGCTGGAGCGCAATCCGCCAAGCACGCCCGGCAACGCGCTTGAGGCTGCATTTCGAGTTCACGTCTCGCCGAAAGAGCTGAGAAATCACCGCCTTACCAATGGCGACTTGATCAGGTTAAAGACGGTGGCTGGCTTCAAGGGCTACGGTATTGCTTGGACCGCTGCCGGGACCAACCCAGCCAACAAGCCCATTGCCAAGGTCACCGACTTGCTCAAAGAGCAGTGTAATCTGTCACTGAACGATGCAGTGTGGATCGAGAGAGCCACTGACTCGTGGAAGCCGTTGACGAGTGTTCAAATCGCGTATCCGGAGGGTCTGGAGCAGGATGCCAAGTTTCCCTCGACCGACGAGCTGCTGTACTGGGCCCGGTATGCACTCGTGGACGTCGAACTTGTGCTCCCTGGATGCAGTCTGCAGGTGCAAGCAAAGGGACCGAAGGAGCAGCAGAAGACGTCAAAACTACGCCTTATCGTGCATAGTATCGACCCTCAGCCAGACGAACAGTGTGCCCTGTACTTCGATCCAGTACACACCCAGGTCGTAGCCTTGGATGAACCTCCTGCTCTGCAAGCCACTCAGTCACCCACTGAACAGCCTGCCCAGCCCGCTCCAAAGGTCCTCAAGCTGAGCAGTGACGGGATTGGAGGTCTTTCAGAACACATCGCAACCATCAATAAGagtctttttttcttttcaaACGCTGCCTCTGCTCTTCCTGACCAGCATCTCCTTGGGCCAACAACCTTTCTCTTCCACGGACCCGAAGGTACCGGTAAGAGCATGTTACTCGAACGACTAGCAGAAGGACCCTGGAAGGACGTGCAGCGACTGAGTTTGGAGACGCATCCAAAGAACCAAGCCGCAGGCATTGAAGATACTTTCGAGGCAGCAAAGGAGAACCAGCCCAGTCTAGTCTTGATGGACAATCTCGACAAGTTTCTCGAGAAAGTCGAGACTCTCGTGGGCAAGCTGCGCTCTGAGCTGGCAAAGCTAGAAGGAAGTAAAGTTGTGGTCGCAGCAGCTGCCCGCAGCATCTACGATATCGATTCCAGTCTACGCACAACCTCGGGCTTCAAAGCAGAGCTGGAGATCTTCCCGCCAAACCTGGCGCAACGTGAGGATATCCTACGCCAAATCCTTGGCCCGGCACGAGCTACTTCGGGTGTGCACTTCACTGCTGTTGCAGAGCGCGCACACGGCTTTGTGGGCCGGGACATCCACAAACTCTGCGGTCTCGCGCGTAATCACCGTGTGCAAGAAGTGTACGAGAGCCTAGAGGATGAGCAGAAACTTAAGCTGGGTGAAGTCCTGGAAGCAGACGACTTTGTCACGCAATCCGATTTCGACGCCGTCATTGACCAGGTCCAACCCACCGTCCTCAAAGACAGCATCCTTGAAGTGCCAAAGGTGAAGTGGGATCAAATCGCCGGTTTGGACCACGTTCGCGCTCTTCTGGAAGCCATCACTATCCGCCCGTTCAAG CACCCCGACCTTGACTCCAAGTTCGGCGGCCCTCAGTCCCGCAAGGGTGTCCTGATGTACGGCCCACCTGGCTGCGCAAAAACGCTCATCGCGCAGGCCGTGGCCACGGAATCCCACCAAAACTTCCTCGCGGTCAAGGGCTCCGAGCTGATCAAGATGTATGTCGGCGAATCCGAACGCGCCATCAGAGACGTGTTCAGGCGGGCGCGCGCCGCCAAGCCGTGCATCATCTTCTTCGATGAAATCGACAGCATCGGTAAGTCGCGTGAGAAGACGCAGGACAGCGGGCTGAACGTCGTCGCGACCCTGCTGAACGAAATGGACGGCATCGAGGCGCTGAAAGACGTCTTCATCATTGGCGCAACGAACCGCCCAGACATCCTCGACTCGGCACTGATCCGCACTGGCCGCTTCGACGCACACATCCACATCGGGCTGCCGACGCTCGAGGCGCGGAAGCAGATTCTGGAGATCCACACACGCAAGCGTCCGTTGGCAGAGGATGTGGACGTGGACGCTGTGGCGCAGCGCACTGAGGGCAGCAGCGGCGCAGACATCAAGGGCCTATGTGCGGTGGCTGTCGAGATGGCGATTTCCGACTACGAGAAGGCGCCTGAGACCGAGCCGATGATCCGCATGTGCCACTTCGAGAGGGCGCTGGGAGAGCACCAGCCGCATACCCTCAAGGAGGAGGCCGAGCGGTACAAGTACTGGCGGCCGGGGATGAGTTTAAGTGATAGTTGA
- a CDS encoding ribosomal 40S subunit protein S14B encodes MPPKKKVERGAQENIQLGPQVREGELVFGVARIFASFNDTFVHITDLSGRETISRVTGGMKVKADRDESSPYAAMLAAQDVAARCKELGISALHVKIRATGGNGTKTPGPGAQSALRALARAGMRIGRIEDVTPTPSDSTRRKGGRRGRRL; translated from the exons ATGCCTCCCAAGAAGAAGGTCGAGCGCGGTGCGCAGGAGAACATCCAG CTTGGTCCCCAGGTCCGTGAGGGCGAGCTCGTCTTCGGCGTCGCCCGCATCTTCGCCTCGTTCAACGACACCTTCGTCCACATCACCGATCTGTCTGGCCGCGAAACCATCTCGCGTGTCACCGGTGGCATGAAGGTCAAGGCCGACCGTGACGAGTCCTCCCCCTACGCCGCCATGTTGGCTGCCCAGGACGTCG CCGCCCGCTGCAAGGAGCTCGGCATCTCTGCTCTCCACGTCAAGATCCGCGCCACTGGTGGTAACGGCACCAAGACCCCCGGCCCCGGTGCCCAGTCCGCTCTCCGCGCTCTTGCCCGCGCTGGCATGCGCATCGGACGTATCGAGGACGTCACCCCCACACCTTCCGACTCCACACGCAGGAAGGGTGGTCGCCGTGGTCGCCGTCTCTGA